In Rahnella variigena, one DNA window encodes the following:
- the rbsC gene encoding ribose ABC transporter permease, with protein sequence MSSQTLPAKKRWISKEWLLEQKSLIALLVLIAVVSSMSPNFFTLNNLFNILQQTSVNAIMAVGMTLVILTSGIDLSVGSLLALTGAVAASIVGLEVNALVAVAGALALGAAVGAVTGVIVAKGKVQAFIATLVMMLLLRGITMVYTNGSPISTGFNDVADVFGWFGIGRPLGIPTPVWLMAVVFIAAWYMLHHTRLGRYIYALGGNESATRLSGISVDKVKIIVYSLCGLLAALASIIEVARLSSAQPNAGTGYELDAIAAVVLGGTSLSGGKGRIVGTLIGALILGFLNNGLNLLGVSSYYQMIVKAVVILLAVLVDNKSNK encoded by the coding sequence ATGAGTTCTCAGACATTGCCAGCCAAGAAGCGCTGGATCAGTAAAGAGTGGTTGTTGGAGCAAAAGTCTCTGATTGCGCTGCTGGTGTTGATTGCCGTGGTTTCTTCCATGAGCCCGAATTTCTTCACGCTCAATAACCTGTTTAACATTCTTCAGCAGACGTCGGTCAACGCCATTATGGCGGTCGGCATGACGCTGGTGATCCTCACCTCAGGTATCGATTTATCCGTCGGTTCTTTGCTGGCGCTGACCGGCGCGGTGGCAGCCTCGATTGTTGGGCTGGAAGTGAATGCATTAGTCGCGGTGGCGGGAGCTTTGGCGCTGGGTGCCGCCGTCGGTGCGGTGACCGGGGTGATTGTCGCCAAAGGCAAAGTGCAGGCGTTTATCGCCACGCTGGTCATGATGTTGCTGCTGCGCGGTATCACGATGGTGTACACCAACGGCAGCCCGATCAGCACGGGTTTTAATGATGTTGCCGATGTCTTCGGCTGGTTTGGTATCGGCCGCCCGCTGGGCATCCCGACGCCGGTCTGGCTGATGGCGGTGGTGTTTATTGCGGCCTGGTACATGCTCCATCACACCCGCTTAGGACGTTATATCTACGCGCTGGGCGGTAACGAATCCGCGACGCGTCTGTCAGGTATCAGCGTCGATAAAGTTAAAATTATCGTCTACTCCCTGTGTGGTTTGTTGGCGGCTCTGGCCAGTATCATCGAAGTGGCGCGCCTGTCTTCTGCGCAGCCTAACGCCGGTACAGGTTACGAGCTGGATGCGATTGCCGCAGTGGTATTAGGGGGAACCAGCCTGTCCGGGGGTAAAGGACGCATTGTCGGAACGCTGATCGGGGCACTGATCCTTGGCTTCCTGAATAACGGTTTGAACTTATTAGGTGTTTCTTCCTACTACCAGATGATCGTAAAAGCAGTTGTCATCCTGCTGGCGGTACTGGTGGATAACAAAAGCAACAAATAA